One window of Kryptolebias marmoratus isolate JLee-2015 linkage group LG3, ASM164957v2, whole genome shotgun sequence genomic DNA carries:
- the LOC108241530 gene encoding uncharacterized protein LOC108241530, with the protein MPQTGLSFDGGQRGAHGNPWKVNHLLNEHIPGRSSVKGAALHHSRSDGSQTSGRSSVGSLGRPRPPHTVNGHVNHGHEGESPKAALPKKVWARESDFSPVTASAASAPGAGNPCCKYEHLVPDPSLSAPKNNHRGRKKFRQKKKRDDKDPSSGSSAPPLMPQQEQEDWEKEIQEVTLRNWEKMCFGVAAYGPEDVIHFTLRGSTLQERTTADLPATASYSPAVHHVRPLRWRCYRTPAEPDQFANAEE; encoded by the exons ATGCCTCAGACTGGACTCAGCTTCGATGGCGGACAGAGGGGAGCGCATGGCAACCCCTGGAAAGTCAATCATCTGCTCAACGAGCACATTCCTGGCAGGAGTTCTGTAAAGGGAGCAGCGCTTCACCACAGCCGCTCAGATGGCAGTCAAACCAGTGGGCGCTCAAGCGTCGGCTCGCTGGGCCGTCCCAGACCACCGCATACGGTTAATGGTCATGTTAATCACGGACACGAGGGCGAGAGTCCAAAAGCAGCTCTGCCGAAGAAAGTCTGGGCAAGAGAGAGCGACTTTTCGCCCGTCACCGCTAGTGCTGCGAGCGCACCGGGCGCTGGGAATCCGTGCTGCAAATATGAGCACCTGGTTCCAGATCCCAGTTTATCAGCACCGAAGAACAATCACAGAGGAAGGAAgaaattcagacagaagaagaagag AGATGATAAAGACCCGTCATCGGGAAGTTCTGCGCCTCCACTGATGCCACAACAAGAGCAGGAAGACTGGGAGAAAGAGATCCAAGAGGTCACACTCAGAAACTGGGAAAAGATGTGTTTTGGCGTCGCAGCTTATG GTCCCGAGGACGTGATCCACTTCACGCTACGGGGCTCGACCCTCCAGGAGAGAACTACGGCGGACCTTCCGGCGACGGCTAGTTACAGCCCGGCTGTTCACCACGTGCGTCCCCTTCGATGGAGGTGCTACAGGACTCCCGCCGAGCCGGACCAGTTTGCAAACGCTGAAGAGTAA